Proteins found in one Brachypodium distachyon strain Bd21 chromosome 5, Brachypodium_distachyon_v3.0, whole genome shotgun sequence genomic segment:
- the LOC100832606 gene encoding serine/threonine-protein kinase CTR1 isoform X1 produces MPHRRRLHNLAPPLPPPPPPPPTAFDLAEDPWLPLLADYPRLHDPAGAPPPSTSPAQWSAAFTDTATSSATTATAAAGCCCSSSSTTLPAPAVAGDTWVRRSREGYHLQLSLAIRITSEAFLAGVPPELLLRRLGPGPAVQHAPEHHAAADSPAVSYRLWVNGCLAWGDKIAHGFYNIIGVDPHLWAACNAEDGRRLPTLAALRGVDASDQSSLEVVLVDRCGGDPALVDLERRALQLHRALGATLDLVRRLAVLVSDHMGGALRSEDGDLYMRWKSVSKRLRTQQKSVVVPIGRLSIGFCRHRAILFKELADFIGLPCRIAQGCKYCSAPHRSSCLVEIDNERRYSREYVVDLVVVPGSICNPDSSINGELLSSVSSPFKTSCTTILATYAAPAASWNHAIGDDHHNSIHSNSHYPAVAGEKNYDQLATNEGVLKCGLVTQNSNTSVFEVSKQLNGLEIGNEDVNKENIPGVILPRRLIVEPSFAMDWLEISWDELELKERVGAGSFGTVHRADWHGSDVAVKVLTDQDVGEAQLKEFLREISIMKRVRHPNVVLFMGAVTKCPHLSIVTEYLPRGSLFRLINKAAGGEMLDLRRRLRMALDVAKGINYLHCLNPPIVHWDLKTPNMLVDKNWSVKVGDFGLSRFKATTFISSKSVAGTPEWMAPEFLRGEPSNEKCDVYSFGVILWELVTMQQPWSGLGPAQVVGAVAFQNRRLPIPKDTIPELAALVESCWDDDPRQRPSFSSIVDTLKKLLKSMLVAGS; encoded by the exons atgccgcaccgccgccgcctccacaaCCTCGCGCctccgctcccgccgccgcctcctccgcccccgaCCGCCTTCGACCTCGCCGAGGACCCTTGGCTGCCGCTCCTCGCCGACTACCCGCGGCTCCATGATcccgccggcgcgccgccgccatcgacgtCCCCGGCGCAGTGGAGCGCCGCCTTCACCGACACCGCGACGTCgtccgccaccaccgccacggcggcggctggctgctgctgctcctcctcctccaccaccctgccggcgccggccgtaGCGGGCGACACCTGGGTCCGCCGCTCCAGGGAGGGCTACCACCTGCAGCTCTCCCTCGCCATCCGCATCACCTCCGAggccttcctcgccggcgtcccgcccgagctcctcctccgccgcctcggccccGGCCCCGCCGTACAGCACGCGCCGGAGcatcacgccgccgccgattccCCCGCCGTCTCCTACCGGCTCTGG GTGAACGGGTGCCTGGCGTGGGGGGACAAGATCGCGCATGGGTTCTACAACATCATCGGGGTCGACCCGCACCTGTGGGCGGCGTGCAACGCGGAGGATGGCCGGCGGCTGCCGACGCTGGCGGCGCTGCGGGGGGTGGACGCCAGCGACCAGTCGTCGCTGGAGGTGGTGCTCGTAGACAGGTGCGGCGGCGACCCGGCGCTCGTCGACCTCGAGCGGCGCGCGCTGCAGCTCCACCGCGCGCTCGGCGCCACGCTCGACCTcgtccgccgcctcgccgtccTCGTCTCCGACCACATGGG GGGTGCACTGAGATCGGAGGACGGGGACCTGTACATGCGCTGGAAGTCAGTCAGCAAGCGTCTGAGGACGCAGCAGAAGAGTGTCGTTGTCCCCATCGGGCGACTGTCCATTGGGTTCTGTAGGCACCGTGCTATTCTTTTCAAG GAGCTAGCAGATTTCATCGGCCTGCCATGCCGGATCGCACAAGGTTGCAAATACTGCTCCGCACCTCACCGATCCTCTTGCCTTGTCGAAATCGACAACGAGAGAAGATATTCAAG GGAGTACGTCGTGGACCTCGTTGTTGTGCCAGGGAGCATCTGCAACCCAGACTCGTCCATCAACGGGGAGCTGCTCTCCTCTGTGTCTTCGCCTTTTAAGACTAGTTGTACGACAATTTTAGCAACTTATGCGGCACCGGCTGCATCTTGGAACCATGCGATTGGTGACGACCATCACAACTCGATACACTCAAATTCTCACTATCCAG CAGTTGCCGGGGAGAAGAACTATGATCAGTTAGCCACCAATGAAGGTGTGTTGAAATGTGGTCTGGTCACGCAGAACAGCAACACGTCAGTGTTTGAAGTGTCGAAACAATTGAATGGGTTGGAGATCGGTAATGAAGATGTCAATAAGGAGAACATCCCAGGTGTTATACTGCCGAGACGCCTAATTGTTGAGCCATCTTTCGCCATGGACTGGCTTGAGATATCATGGGATGAGCTTGAGCTGAAGGAACGCGTAGGCGCTG GTTCTTTTGGTACCGTTCATCGAGCTGACTGGCATGGTTCT GATGTTGCAGTAAAAGTGCTTACAGACCAGGATGTCGGTGAAGCTCAGCTGAAGGAATTCCTTAGAGAG ATCTCAATCATGAAACGGGTTCGCCATCCAAACGTTGTATTGTTCATGGGTGCTGTGACAAAATGCCCACATTTGTCGATAGTAACGGAATATTTGCCTAG AGGTAGCCTCTTCCGTCTCATCAACAAGGCAGCCGGTGGGGAAATGCTCGATTtaaggcggcggctgcgcaTGGCATTAGATGTT GCAAAAGGCATCAACTATCTCCATTGCCTGAACCCTCCTATTGTACATTGGGATCTGAAGACACCAAACATGCTGGTGGATAAGAACTGGTCTGTGAAG GTAGGTGACTTTGGCTTGTCCAGATTTAAGGCGACCACCTTCATATCATCCAAATCAGTCGCTGGAACA CCAGAATGGATGGCACCAGAGTTTCTCCGTGGTGAGCCATCTAACGAGAAATGCGACGTGTATAGCTTCGGTGTGATCTTGTGGGAGCTGGTAACGATGCAGCAACCATGGAGCGGCTTAGGCCCGGCACAG GTGGTAGGAGCGGTTGCATTCCAAAACAGAAGGCTTCCGATCCCAAAAGATACCATCCCAGAACTCGCTGCTCTTGTTGAATCATGCTGGGATGA TGATCCAAGGCAGCGCCCTTCATTTTCGAGCATTGTGGATACGCTAAAGAAGTTACTCAAGTCAATGCTCGTAGCCGGTTCATGA
- the LOC100826828 gene encoding protein ECERIFERUM 26-like: MGLEEAEEKKAVHGHRLSTVVPSSVTEVENYALGDADMAFRLHYLRGAYYYGAVRGVTTKVLKDPMFPWLDAYYPVAGRVRRPDADADAAAAAADRPYVKCNDCGVRIVEAQCDRALEDWLRDDDDAAVDRVRQMCYDKVLGPELFFSPLLYIQITKFKCGGMALGFSWAHLIGDVASATTCFNHWAKILAGENPGDVVVNPKNEPQHRAPPGTPAPRSVKPVGPVEDYWLVPSGADMACYSFHVTEAALEKLQQEEDPTGRPFELISALLWQTVAKIRVTKEVKTVTVVRTDVAARSGNSLANEQKVGYVDATGYSPAKADMSDLAALLADSVVDETAAVAAFPGDVVVYGGANLTFVDMEQVDLYGLELNGRRPAHVEYGMDGVGEEGAVLVQPDAGGQGRVVTAVLPRDEVGALRAALGASLLLQAA; encoded by the exons ATggggctggaggaggcggaggagaagaaggcggtGCACGGGCACCGCCTGTCGACGGTGGTGCCGAGCTCGGTGACGGAGGTGGAGAACTACGCGCTGGGGGACGCGGACATGGCGTTCCGGCTGCACTACCTGCGCGGGGCCTACTACTACGGCGCCGTGCGCGGGGTCACCACCAAGGTGCTCAAGGACCCCATGTTCCCCTGGCTCGACGCCTACTAccccgtcgccggccgcgtccgccgccccgacgccgacgccgacgccgccgcagccgcagctgACCGGCCCTACGTCAAGTGCAACGACTGCGGCGTCCGCATCGTCGAGGCCCAGTGCGACCGCGCCCTCGAAGACTGGCtccgcgacgacgacgacgccgcggTCGACCGCGTCAGGCAGATGTGCTACGACAAGGTGCTCGGCCcggagctcttcttctccccgcTGCTCTACATCCAG ATCACGAAGTTCAAATGCGGAGGGATGGCGCTGGGGTTCAGCTGGGCGCACCTGATCGGCGACGTGGCGTCGGCCACCACCTGCTTCAACCACTGGGCCAAGATCCTCGCGGGCGAGAACCCGGGCGACGTGGTCGTGAACCCCAAGAACGAGCCGCAacaccgcgcgccgcccggcacccccgcgccgcgctccGTGAAGCCGGTCGGCCCCGTGGAGGACTACTGGCTCGTCCCCTCCGGCGCCGACATGGCATGCTACTCCTTCCACGTCACCGAAGCGGCGCTCGAGAAGCTGCAGCAGGAGGAAGACCCGACGGGGCGCCCCTTCGAGCTCATCTCGGCGCTCCTGTGGCAGACGGTGGCGAAGATCAGGGTGACCAAGGAGGTGAAGACCGTGACTGTAGTCAGGACCGACGTGGCGGCCCGGAGCGGCAACTCGCTGGCCAACGAGCAGAAGGTGGGCTACGTGGACGCCACGGGCTACTCGCCAGCCAAGGCCGACATGTCCGATCTGGCGGCGCTACTGGCGGACAGCGTGGTGGACGAGAcggccgcggtggcggcgtTCCCGGGGGACGTGGTGGTCTACGGCGGGGCCAACCTGACGTTCGTGGACATGGAGCAGGTGGACCTGTACGGGCTGGAGCTCAACGGGCGGAGGCCGGCCCACGTGGAGTACGGCATggacggcgtcggcgaggagggcgCCGTGCTCGTGCAGCCGGACGCCGGCGGGCAAGGGCGCGTCGTCACGGCCGTGCTCCCCAGGGACGAGGTCGGCGCCCTCCGCGCCGCGCTCGGGGCCTCGCTCCTGCTGCAGGCTGCCTGA
- the LOC100826516 gene encoding 26S proteasome non-ATPase regulatory subunit 8 homolog A: protein MDSLLEEANLKFAWLNFAFARDDLESCVTLLLELKILLIKFPSLPPSFEKTPNAVKELKLARAVFEFGVILSMKIKDYDAFERNLFQLKAFYMDTCGMIPPSPEEYPILGLNLMRLLAENRIAEFHTELELLPLRALDHPCIKYAVELEQSFMEGAYNRLINGKKAVPHETYLYFMDFFAVIIREEIADCCGQAYDHLPLSVATKMLMFPSDQQLLEYISEIRHEWKYERGSVLFHMAKDQPHVCIHSLRLIKQAICYAEELEQIV, encoded by the exons ATGGATTCTCTGCTGGAGGAGGCGAACCTCAAGTTCGCGTGGCTCAACTTCGCCTTCGCGAGGGACGATCTCGAATCCTGCGTCACCCTGCTCTTAGAGCTCAAG ATTCTCCTCATCAAGTTTCCTAGCCTTCCACCATCATTTGAGAAGACACCTAATGCAGTCAAGGAGCTAAAACTCGCAA GGGCTGTATTCGAGTTTGGTGTTATCTTGAGCATGAAAATTAAAGACTACGATGCATTTGAGAGGAACTTATTCCAACTAAAAGCTTTTTACATGGATACATG TGGCATGATCCCACCCTCGCCTGAGGAATACCCAATTTTGGGACTCAATCTCATGAGGCTGTTGGCTGAGAACAGAATAGCTGAATTCCACACTGAGCTGGAACTTCTGCCCCTGAGAGCCCTAGACCATCCTTGCATCAAATATGCAGTGGAGCTTGAGCAATCCTTTATGGAAGGTGCCTACAACCGATTAATCAATGGTAAAAAAGCTGTGCCACATGAGACATACCTCTACTTTATGGACTTCTTTGCTGTAATTATTAG GGAAGAAATAGCTGATTGCTGTGGTCAGGCATATGATCACTTGCCATTGAGTGTTGCCACAAAAATGCTGATGTTTCCCTCTGACCAACAGCTTCTGGAGTACATATCAGAG ATACGACATGAATGGAAGTACGAGCGTGGTTCAGTACTATTTCACATGGCCAAGGACCAACCTCATGTCTGCATACACTCACTTCGGCTGATCAAGCAAGCTATTTGTTATGCTGAGGAGCTGGAGCAGATAGTCTGA
- the LOC106865543 gene encoding uncharacterized protein LOC106865543: MPWIAWDSMMRPKSHGGIGFRDMQLFNQALLAKQSWRLIQNPDILCARVLRTKYYPEGNIADTVFTGNASSSWKAIEFGLELLQKGIVWRVGNGTKIRIWRDPGSLVTS, encoded by the coding sequence ATGCCGTGGATTGCTTGGGATTCCATGATGCGGCCCAAATCGCACGGTGGCATCGGCTTCAGAGACATGCAACTTTTCAATCAAGCACTCCTTGCAAAGCAATCTTGGAGGCTGATACAGAACCCGGACATCCTTTGTGCAAGAGTGCTCCGCACGAAATACTACCCTGAAGGAAATATTGCTGACACAGTTTTTACTGGAAATGCTTCCTCCTCATGGAAGGCAATTGAGTTTGGCCTTGAGCTCCTCCAGAAGGGGATCGTCTGGCGAGTTGGCAATGGAACAAAGATTAGAATTTGGCGTGATCCTGGATCCCTCGTGACCTCATAA
- the LOC106865542 gene encoding uncharacterized protein LOC106865542: MSSIDPMWRLTCVYGELRTENRQRMWNTIVDLKNRSNLPWLVVGHFNEVLWQHEHMSETKRPEPQIRVFRDTLESCGLVDLGFTGVPFTFNNNQSGRKNVRVRLDKAVAIDSWRDLFAETEIKHLTTPCSDHSPIGLTLIKETSQPTVRKVRHYEIVWEKAPELEEIIANTWASLEHNGDLASKFYQQKLEDMSRDYFKDLFAADPNITPDEIVDLFETKVTNMMNEQLCAEFSDNEIADTLF, encoded by the exons ATGTCTTCCATTGATCCGATGTGGCGCCTCACCTGTGTCTACGGAGAGCTGAGAACTGAAAATCGCCAACGGATGTGGAACACTATTGTTGATCTAAAGAATCGCTCTAACTTGCCTTGGCTTGTCGTCGGACATTTCAATGAAGTTCTGTGGCAGCATGAGCACATGTCTGAGACTAAGAGACCTGAACCGCAAATCAGGGTGTTCCGCGACACGCTGGAAAGCTGTGGGCTTGTTGATCTCGGCTTCACGGGTGTACCCTTCACTTTCAACAATAACCAGAGCGGTAGAAAGAACGTAAGGGTTCGCCTCGACAAAGCAGTGGCGATTGATAGTTGGAGAGATCTTTTTGCTGAAACCGAAATCAAGCATCTCACCACACCTTGTTCTGATCACAGCCCGATTGGTTTGACTTTGATCAAAGAAACAAGCCAACCCACCGTTAGGAAAGTTCGACACTATGAAATTGTGTGGGAGAAGGCTCCCGAGCTTGAGGAGATTATTGCTAACACCTGGGCATCGCTTGAACATAATGGTGACCTCGCCTCTAAATTCT ATCAGCAAAAGCTTGAAGATATGTCGAGGGATTACTTCAAGGATCTTTTTGCTGCAGACCCCAACATCACCCCGGACGAGATCGTCGATCTGTTTGAAACCAAGGTCACGAACATGATGAATGAACAATTGTGCGCTGAATTCAGTGATAATGAGATTGCGGACACCCTGTTTTAG
- the LOC100832606 gene encoding serine/threonine-protein kinase CTR1 isoform X2 produces the protein MPHRRRLHNLAPPLPPPPPPPPTAFDLAEDPWLPLLADYPRLHDPAGAPPPSTSPAQWSAAFTDTATSSATTATAAAGCCCSSSSTTLPAPAVAGDTWVRRSREGYHLQLSLAIRITSEAFLAGVPPELLLRRLGPGPAVQHAPEHHAAADSPAVSYRLWVNGCLAWGDKIAHGFYNIIGVDPHLWAACNAEDGRRLPTLAALRGVDASDQSSLEVVLVDRCGGDPALVDLERRALQLHRALGATLDLVRRLAVLVSDHMGGALRSEDGDLYMRWKSVSKRLRTQQKSVVVPIGRLSIGFCRHRAILFKELADFIGLPCRIAQGCKYCSAPHRSSCLVEIDNERRYSREYVVDLVVVPGSICNPDSSINGELLSSVSSPFKTSCTTILATYAAPAASWNHAIGDDHHNSIHSNSHYPVAGEKNYDQLATNEGVLKCGLVTQNSNTSVFEVSKQLNGLEIGNEDVNKENIPGVILPRRLIVEPSFAMDWLEISWDELELKERVGAGSFGTVHRADWHGSDVAVKVLTDQDVGEAQLKEFLREISIMKRVRHPNVVLFMGAVTKCPHLSIVTEYLPRGSLFRLINKAAGGEMLDLRRRLRMALDVAKGINYLHCLNPPIVHWDLKTPNMLVDKNWSVKVGDFGLSRFKATTFISSKSVAGTPEWMAPEFLRGEPSNEKCDVYSFGVILWELVTMQQPWSGLGPAQVVGAVAFQNRRLPIPKDTIPELAALVESCWDDDPRQRPSFSSIVDTLKKLLKSMLVAGS, from the exons atgccgcaccgccgccgcctccacaaCCTCGCGCctccgctcccgccgccgcctcctccgcccccgaCCGCCTTCGACCTCGCCGAGGACCCTTGGCTGCCGCTCCTCGCCGACTACCCGCGGCTCCATGATcccgccggcgcgccgccgccatcgacgtCCCCGGCGCAGTGGAGCGCCGCCTTCACCGACACCGCGACGTCgtccgccaccaccgccacggcggcggctggctgctgctgctcctcctcctccaccaccctgccggcgccggccgtaGCGGGCGACACCTGGGTCCGCCGCTCCAGGGAGGGCTACCACCTGCAGCTCTCCCTCGCCATCCGCATCACCTCCGAggccttcctcgccggcgtcccgcccgagctcctcctccgccgcctcggccccGGCCCCGCCGTACAGCACGCGCCGGAGcatcacgccgccgccgattccCCCGCCGTCTCCTACCGGCTCTGG GTGAACGGGTGCCTGGCGTGGGGGGACAAGATCGCGCATGGGTTCTACAACATCATCGGGGTCGACCCGCACCTGTGGGCGGCGTGCAACGCGGAGGATGGCCGGCGGCTGCCGACGCTGGCGGCGCTGCGGGGGGTGGACGCCAGCGACCAGTCGTCGCTGGAGGTGGTGCTCGTAGACAGGTGCGGCGGCGACCCGGCGCTCGTCGACCTCGAGCGGCGCGCGCTGCAGCTCCACCGCGCGCTCGGCGCCACGCTCGACCTcgtccgccgcctcgccgtccTCGTCTCCGACCACATGGG GGGTGCACTGAGATCGGAGGACGGGGACCTGTACATGCGCTGGAAGTCAGTCAGCAAGCGTCTGAGGACGCAGCAGAAGAGTGTCGTTGTCCCCATCGGGCGACTGTCCATTGGGTTCTGTAGGCACCGTGCTATTCTTTTCAAG GAGCTAGCAGATTTCATCGGCCTGCCATGCCGGATCGCACAAGGTTGCAAATACTGCTCCGCACCTCACCGATCCTCTTGCCTTGTCGAAATCGACAACGAGAGAAGATATTCAAG GGAGTACGTCGTGGACCTCGTTGTTGTGCCAGGGAGCATCTGCAACCCAGACTCGTCCATCAACGGGGAGCTGCTCTCCTCTGTGTCTTCGCCTTTTAAGACTAGTTGTACGACAATTTTAGCAACTTATGCGGCACCGGCTGCATCTTGGAACCATGCGATTGGTGACGACCATCACAACTCGATACACTCAAATTCTCACTATCCAG TTGCCGGGGAGAAGAACTATGATCAGTTAGCCACCAATGAAGGTGTGTTGAAATGTGGTCTGGTCACGCAGAACAGCAACACGTCAGTGTTTGAAGTGTCGAAACAATTGAATGGGTTGGAGATCGGTAATGAAGATGTCAATAAGGAGAACATCCCAGGTGTTATACTGCCGAGACGCCTAATTGTTGAGCCATCTTTCGCCATGGACTGGCTTGAGATATCATGGGATGAGCTTGAGCTGAAGGAACGCGTAGGCGCTG GTTCTTTTGGTACCGTTCATCGAGCTGACTGGCATGGTTCT GATGTTGCAGTAAAAGTGCTTACAGACCAGGATGTCGGTGAAGCTCAGCTGAAGGAATTCCTTAGAGAG ATCTCAATCATGAAACGGGTTCGCCATCCAAACGTTGTATTGTTCATGGGTGCTGTGACAAAATGCCCACATTTGTCGATAGTAACGGAATATTTGCCTAG AGGTAGCCTCTTCCGTCTCATCAACAAGGCAGCCGGTGGGGAAATGCTCGATTtaaggcggcggctgcgcaTGGCATTAGATGTT GCAAAAGGCATCAACTATCTCCATTGCCTGAACCCTCCTATTGTACATTGGGATCTGAAGACACCAAACATGCTGGTGGATAAGAACTGGTCTGTGAAG GTAGGTGACTTTGGCTTGTCCAGATTTAAGGCGACCACCTTCATATCATCCAAATCAGTCGCTGGAACA CCAGAATGGATGGCACCAGAGTTTCTCCGTGGTGAGCCATCTAACGAGAAATGCGACGTGTATAGCTTCGGTGTGATCTTGTGGGAGCTGGTAACGATGCAGCAACCATGGAGCGGCTTAGGCCCGGCACAG GTGGTAGGAGCGGTTGCATTCCAAAACAGAAGGCTTCCGATCCCAAAAGATACCATCCCAGAACTCGCTGCTCTTGTTGAATCATGCTGGGATGA TGATCCAAGGCAGCGCCCTTCATTTTCGAGCATTGTGGATACGCTAAAGAAGTTACTCAAGTCAATGCTCGTAGCCGGTTCATGA
- the LOC100833229 gene encoding uncharacterized protein LOC100833229, whose translation MAKSLRSKREKRLRTLRREIAEPFYDKKEAAKLAAQAAALEAPKLVVRGPPPSHDSRDAATTAGQPSAMEVEIADDGNKRSGSVLKPIGSISKKKVQLHLKIKKDKRKARKKGRFGKK comes from the exons atggcGAAGTCGCTGCGATCAAAGCGGGAGAAGCGGCTGCGGACGCTGCGGCGAGAGATCGCGGAGCCCTTCTACGACAAGAAGGAGGCAGCCAAGCTCGCTGCgcaggccgccgccctcgAGGCCCCCAAGCTTGTTGTCCGCGGCCCCCCGCCGTCTCACGATTCCCGCGACGctgccaccaccgccggccagcCCTCGGCCATGG AAGTGGAGATAGCTGATGATGGAAACAAGAGGTCTGGATCCGTTTTGAAGCCAATAGGCAGCATTAGCAAGAAGAAGGTGCAGCTCCACTTGAAGATCAAGAAAGACAAGAGGAAAGCTAGAAAGAAAGGAAGGTTTGGGAAAAAGTAG
- the LOC100827132 gene encoding vacuolar-sorting receptor 7, producing MRATMAARGHGRRLAAALWLVVVAASAASARFVVEKNGVKVLSPRSLRGHHEASIANYGVPDYGGTLTGVVLYPQDAKLATGCDPFGAASPFKSRSGRPVVLLVDRGGCYFALKTWNAQEAGAAAVLVADIVDEPLLTMDTPEEQTPDMAFLANITAPSALISKRFGDALRLAAADSSSSSSSSSEEVVIRLDWRESMPNPDSRVEYEFWTNSNDECGARCDEQQSFVSSFRGHAQLLEKSGFAAFTPHYITWFCPEEYLQTRQCEAQCINKGRYCAPDPEQEIGAGYDGKDVVLENLRQLCVHRVASARNVSWVWWDFVVDYRVRCSMKEEKYSRQCARDVVSSLGLPVEMVEECMGDPEADADNDVLRTEQIVQVGQGSRGDVTILPTLVINNVQYRGKLESTAVLKAICAGFKESTEPPVCLTQDLETDECLNNNGGCWRDDKTNITACKDTYRGRICECPVVDGVQYQGDGYMDCKAVGPGRCAVDNGGCWKGTRDGKTFSACAGSESLSGCSCPAGFKGDGLHCEDIDECGEKLACSCPSCSCKNTWGGYDCSCGSGLLYIKVEDTCVGKSTSAMGWLATALVLSCLVGSGIVGFAFYKYRLRRYMDSEVMAIMSQYMPLDSQTTENRPLREEAVQA from the exons ATGCGAGCAACAATGGCGGCCCGGGGGCACGGGAGGAGGCTCGCGGCTGCGCTGTGGCTCGTCGtggtggcggcgagcgcggcgtcgGCCCGGTTCGTGGTGGAGAAGAACGGCGTCAAGGTGCTTTCGCCGCGCTCGCTCCGTGGCCATCACGAGGCCTCCATCGCCAACTACGGCGTCCCGGACTACGGCGGCACGCTCACGGGCGTCGTGCTGTACCCGCAGGACGCCAAGCTCGCCACCGGCTGCGACCCCTTCGGCGCCGCCTCGCCCTTCAAGTCCCGGTCCGGCCGCcccgtcgtcctcctcgtcgaccGCGGAG GCTGCTACTTCGCGCTCAAGACGTGGAACGCGCAGgaggcgggagcggcggcggtgctggtgGCCGACATAGTCGACGAGCCGCTCTTGACAATGGACACTCCCGAGGAGCAGACACCCGACATGGCTTTCCTCGCCAACATCACGGCCCCCTCGGCGCTCATCTCAAAGCGCTTCGGCGACgccctccgcctcgccgccgccgattcctcctcttcctcctcctcctcctccgaagAAGTCGTGATCCGGCTCGACTGGCGCGAATCCATGCCGAACCCGGACTCCAGGGTCGAGTACGAGTTCTGGACCAACAGCAACGACGAGTGCGGGGCACGGTGCGACGAGCAGCAGTCCTTCGTGTCGTCCTTCCGCGGGCACGCGCAGCTGCTGGAGAAGTCCGGCTTCGCGGCCTTCACGCCGCACTACATCACCTGGTTCTGCCCGGAGGAGTACCTGCAGACGAGGCAGTGCGAGGCGCAGTGCATCAACAAGGGCCGGTACTGCGCGCCGGACCCGGAGCAGGAGATCGGGGCCGGGTACGACGGCAAGGACGTGGTGCTGGAGAACTTGCGGCAGCTCTGCGTGCACCGCGTGGCGAGCGCCAGGAACGTGTCGTGGGTCTGGTGGGACTTCGTGGTGGATTACCGTGTGAGGTGCTCGATGAAGGAGGAGAAGTATAGCCGGCAATGCGCCCGGGATGTGGTGAGTTCCCTTGGTTTGCCGGTGGAGATGGTCGAGGAGTGTATGGGGGATCCTGAGGCCGACGCCGACAATGACGTGCTCAGGACGGAGCAGATTGTTCAG GTTGGACAGGGCAGCCGAGGGGACGTGACCATCTTGCCGACGCTGGTGATCAACAACGTGCAGTATCGTG GCAAACTGGAAAGCACTGCAGTTCTCAAGGCGATCTGCGCTGGTTTCAAGGAGTCTACCGAGCCTCCTGTCTGCTTGACACAAG ACCTGGAAACCGACGAGTGTCTCAACAACAACGGCGGCTGCTGGCGCGACGACAAGACCAACATCACAGCCTGCAAG GACACCTACAGGGGAAGGATTTGCGAGTGCCCCGTGGTGGACGGCGTCCAGTACCAAGGAGACGGGTACATGGACTGCAAAG CCGTCGGGCCCGGGCGTTGCGCCGTGGACAACGGCGGGTGCTGGAAGGGCACGAGGGACGGCAAGACCTTCTCTGCCTGCGCG GGTTCGGAGTCGCTGAGCGGGTGCAGCTGCCCGGCGGGGTTCAAGGGAGACGGGCTCCACTGCGAAG ACATTGACGAATGTGGAGAGAAGCTGGCGTGCTCCTGCCCGAGCTGCTCCTGCAAGAACACCTGGGGCGGCTACGACTGCAGCTGCGGGAGCGGCCTCCTGTACATCAAGGTCGAGGACACCTGCGTCG GGAAGAGCACGTCGGCGATGGGGTGGCTGGCGACGGCGTTGGTGCTGTCCTGCCTCGTCGGCTCCGGGATCGTCGGGTTCGCGTTCTACAAGTACAGGCTTAGG CGATACATGGACTCGGAAGTCATGGCGATCATGTCGCAGTACATGCCTCTCGACAGCCAGACAACCGAGAACCGGCCACTGAGGGAGGAGGCCGTGCAAGCGTAG